A stretch of the Proteus sp. ZN5 genome encodes the following:
- a CDS encoding hydrogenase large subunit, which translates to MSYQNYVSRKEGKELGGDYVAKVREKFPSAVLDEERQTPDQLTITVKTESLPEVVEYLYYGLGGWLPVLFGNDERSLNGDYAVYYALSMEEGEKCWVVVKAHVSPITLEFPSVTPRVPAAVWGEREIRDMYGLIPVGLPDERRLVLPDDWPEEMYPLRKDAMDYRQRPAPATEVETYPFLNEGKQDARVVPIGPMHITSDEPGHFRLFVDGENIVDADYRMFYVHRGMEKLAETRMGYNEVTFLSDRVCGICGFTHSVAYVTSVENALGIEVPRRAHTIRSILLEVERLHSHLLNIGLASHFTGFDTGFMQFFRIREKSMQIAEMLTGARKTYGLNLIGGIRRDILKDQRLKTIQLVREMRKEVTELVDILLSAPNMEQRTVGVGILDKKVARDFSPVGPMIRASGFKRDVRFDHPFADYGNLPLTLFSYEGGDVFSRVMVRIKEVLDSMAMIEYALDNLPEGPLLTEGFTYQPYKFALGFTEAPRGEDVHWSMLGDNQKLFRWRCRAATYANWPVLRYMLQGNTVSDAPLIIGSLDPCYSCTDRVTLVDVKKRKSKTVSYKEIERYSIERKNSPLK; encoded by the coding sequence GTGAGCTACCAAAATTATGTCAGTAGAAAAGAGGGAAAAGAACTAGGTGGAGATTATGTTGCCAAAGTTCGTGAAAAATTCCCATCAGCCGTTCTTGATGAAGAGCGACAAACCCCTGATCAATTGACGATAACAGTAAAAACGGAATCACTTCCTGAAGTGGTGGAATACCTGTATTACGGCTTAGGCGGTTGGTTACCTGTTTTATTTGGTAACGACGAACGTAGTTTAAACGGGGATTATGCTGTTTACTACGCATTATCAATGGAAGAGGGTGAAAAATGCTGGGTTGTTGTAAAAGCCCACGTTAGCCCAATCACTTTAGAATTCCCGTCAGTGACACCGCGTGTACCTGCCGCAGTGTGGGGGGAACGTGAAATCCGTGATATGTATGGTCTTATTCCTGTTGGTTTACCTGATGAACGCCGTTTAGTGCTTCCAGATGACTGGCCTGAAGAGATGTATCCACTGCGTAAAGACGCGATGGATTATCGCCAACGTCCAGCACCAGCAACCGAAGTCGAAACTTATCCTTTCTTGAATGAAGGTAAGCAAGATGCGCGCGTTGTACCAATTGGTCCTATGCACATTACCTCCGATGAGCCTGGACACTTCCGCTTATTCGTAGACGGTGAAAACATTGTCGATGCCGATTACCGCATGTTCTATGTTCACCGTGGTATGGAAAAACTGGCTGAAACCCGTATGGGTTATAACGAAGTCACATTCTTATCAGACCGCGTGTGTGGTATTTGTGGTTTTACTCACAGTGTGGCGTATGTGACTTCTGTTGAAAATGCATTAGGTATTGAAGTGCCTCGTCGTGCGCATACCATTCGTTCTATCTTATTAGAAGTTGAACGCCTTCATAGCCATTTGTTAAACATTGGTTTAGCTAGCCACTTCACAGGTTTTGATACTGGCTTTATGCAATTTTTCCGTATTCGTGAAAAATCGATGCAGATTGCAGAGATGCTTACTGGTGCTCGTAAAACTTATGGCTTAAACCTAATTGGTGGTATTCGTCGCGATATCTTAAAAGATCAGCGTCTGAAAACAATTCAATTAGTTAGAGAAATGCGTAAAGAAGTCACTGAATTAGTAGATATTCTTCTGTCAGCGCCAAATATGGAACAACGTACTGTCGGCGTAGGTATCTTAGATAAGAAAGTTGCTCGTGATTTTAGCCCTGTAGGTCCAATGATCAGAGCGAGTGGCTTTAAACGTGACGTACGTTTTGACCACCCATTTGCAGATTATGGCAATCTTCCACTGACTCTCTTTAGTTATGAAGGTGGTGACGTATTCTCCCGTGTGATGGTACGTATCAAAGAGGTTTTGGATTCAATGGCAATGATTGAATACGCCTTAGATAACTTACCAGAAGGTCCTTTATTAACAGAGGGCTTTACTTATCAACCCTATAAATTTGCATTGGGCTTTACTGAAGCGCCACGAGGCGAAGACGTTCACTGGAGTATGTTGGGTGATAACCAAAAATTATTCCGCTGGCGTTGCCGTGCTGCAACTTATGCTAACTGGCCTGTATTACGCTATATGTTGCAAGGAAATACTGTCTCTGATGCACCGTTAATTATCGGTAGTCTTGACCCTTGTTATTCCTGTACTGACAGGGTAACGCTCGTCGATGTGAAAAAACGTAAATCTAAAACAGTTTCTTACAAAGAAATTGAACGTTACAGCATCGAACGTAAAAATTCGCCGCTCAAGTGA
- the hyfH gene encoding hydrogenase 4 subunit H: MLKLFKTIIKTGEATTKYPFKPLDLPDGFRGKPEYDAQQCIVCGACTAACPANALTMETNLETGERHWQLFIGRCIYCGRCEEVCPTRAIVLSDMFETAVTKKSDLYIKGTFKLLSCRECHQPFTPRKSVEYAMELLVQSGWDEQTVEAMRPQFETCPECKRKHNLLSDGRENISVGEIGSTIK; this comes from the coding sequence ATGTTAAAATTGTTTAAAACCATAATCAAAACAGGCGAAGCAACGACCAAATATCCGTTTAAGCCTCTGGATTTACCTGATGGTTTCAGAGGAAAGCCTGAGTATGACGCGCAGCAATGTATTGTCTGTGGTGCTTGCACCGCAGCCTGCCCTGCTAATGCGTTAACGATGGAAACGAATTTGGAAACAGGCGAGCGTCATTGGCAATTATTCATTGGTCGCTGTATTTACTGCGGCCGTTGTGAAGAAGTTTGCCCAACAAGAGCGATTGTTTTATCCGATATGTTTGAAACGGCAGTGACTAAAAAGTCAGATCTTTATATTAAAGGGACTTTTAAATTATTGAGTTGCCGTGAATGCCATCAACCATTTACGCCTAGAAAATCAGTTGAATATGCGATGGAGCTATTAGTGCAATCAGGTTGGGATGAGCAAACTGTTGAAGCGATGCGCCCACAATTTGAAACTTGCCCTGAATGTAAGCGTAAACATAACTTGTTATCTGATGGCCGTGAAAATATTAGTGTGGGCGAAATTGGGAGTACAATAAAATGA
- a CDS encoding NADH-quinone oxidoreductase subunit B family protein: MSLPEIPINHHVSQPITLDDQVQKLKQTLLKDIQRSAYVYRVDCGGCNGCEIEIFSAITPVFDAERFGIKVVASPRHADILLFTGAVTRQMRVPALRAYESAPDPKICISYGACGCGGGIFHDLYCVWGGSESIVPIDVWIPGCPPTPAATIYGFAVALGLLDQKLKGESHIEVENEKASLILPSIPLDARVMIEREARRLAGYYQGRQISDHFLTLLEGATIQEVSGRVDEWLRQANDPRLSEIVKRLVYSLSQGGIYA, from the coding sequence ATGAGTCTACCAGAAATTCCCATTAATCATCATGTTAGCCAACCGATCACCCTTGATGATCAGGTACAAAAGCTAAAACAGACATTGTTGAAAGATATTCAGCGTTCAGCTTATGTTTATCGTGTTGACTGTGGTGGTTGTAATGGTTGTGAGATTGAAATTTTCTCCGCAATTACACCGGTTTTTGATGCTGAACGTTTTGGTATCAAAGTGGTAGCCTCGCCTCGTCACGCTGATATTTTATTATTCACTGGCGCAGTAACGCGCCAGATGCGTGTACCTGCATTACGTGCTTATGAATCAGCGCCAGATCCAAAAATCTGTATCTCTTATGGCGCTTGTGGCTGTGGTGGTGGTATTTTCCACGATCTCTATTGTGTATGGGGCGGTAGTGAATCTATCGTTCCTATTGATGTGTGGATCCCTGGTTGCCCTCCAACACCCGCGGCGACGATTTATGGATTTGCTGTTGCATTGGGTTTGTTAGACCAAAAATTAAAAGGCGAATCACACATTGAAGTAGAAAATGAGAAAGCATCTCTAATTCTACCTTCTATTCCTCTAGATGCTAGAGTAATGATTGAGCGTGAAGCACGTCGTCTTGCTGGCTATTATCAAGGAAGACAAATCAGTGATCACTTCCTTACCTTATTAGAAGGTGCCACTATTCAAGAAGTGAGTGGACGTGTTGATGAATGGCTACGACAAGCTAACGATCCTCGTTTATCAGAGATTGTAAAACGTCTGGTCTATTCATTAAGCCAAGGGGGAATTTATGCCTGA
- a CDS encoding formate hydrogenlyase maturation HycH family protein: MPDDAKVYFWSLRQKFVDSDDDIPEQAQQVMYYSLAIGHHVGMIDCLKTELVCPLEKYEAWIDLLPEGEAKRKMQGLLTFGEININSEHTHLLALAFDPIIKNDDPIFSEWSQTLIKLLGEIHAEPAIYLIVKRKP, encoded by the coding sequence ATGCCTGATGACGCTAAAGTTTACTTTTGGTCACTAAGACAAAAGTTTGTTGATAGCGATGATGATATTCCTGAGCAAGCGCAACAGGTGATGTACTATTCGCTCGCGATTGGTCACCACGTGGGTATGATTGATTGTCTAAAAACAGAGCTAGTCTGTCCTTTAGAAAAATATGAAGCATGGATTGATTTATTACCTGAAGGTGAAGCAAAACGCAAAATGCAAGGATTGCTGACATTTGGTGAAATCAATATTAACTCTGAGCATACTCACTTATTAGCGTTAGCATTTGATCCTATTATCAAAAATGACGATCCTATTTTTAGTGAATGGAGTCAAACGCTGATTAAATTACTGGGTGAGATCCACGCAGAACCTGCTATTTATTTGATTGTGAAGAGAAAACCATGA
- the hycI gene encoding hydrogenase maturation peptidase HycI yields the protein MSKAMTAPKVVLTVGNSMMGDDGAGPLLAELMEANPIDGWIVINGGSAPENVSYQVRELQPQCVVIVDAADIGLNPGEIRVIDPDYIAEMFIMSTHNMPLNFLIDQLKDDIPDITFLGIQPDLVGFYYPMTEAVKNAVDEVYQGIKSWRVNYFPELEVCDEEDIEE from the coding sequence ATGAGTAAAGCAATGACAGCACCTAAAGTGGTATTAACGGTTGGCAATAGCATGATGGGCGACGATGGTGCAGGCCCTCTGCTTGCTGAGTTAATGGAAGCAAATCCCATTGATGGATGGATTGTTATCAACGGGGGAAGTGCACCTGAAAATGTCTCTTATCAAGTAAGAGAATTACAACCTCAATGTGTTGTCATTGTTGATGCGGCAGATATTGGTCTAAACCCCGGTGAAATTAGGGTGATAGATCCTGACTATATAGCGGAAATGTTTATTATGAGCACCCATAATATGCCGCTGAATTTTCTTATAGATCAATTAAAAGATGATATTCCAGATATCACTTTCTTAGGGATCCAGCCCGATCTCGTCGGTTTCTATTATCCAATGACCGAAGCGGTAAAAAATGCCGTTGATGAAGTGTATCAAGGGATCAAGTCTTGGCGAGTTAATTACTTTCCAGAACTTGAAGTTTGTGATGAAGAAGATATTGAAGAATAA
- a CDS encoding helix-turn-helix domain-containing protein, whose amino-acid sequence MNNVENKNHIDKFPTRASRKHQFVATTDRKQVISKIMAHLLFEEITQGGALKMLRIKVLGLNQDLYAKLINVSRKTLSEIENDRGNYSADIINKVFKPFGLKVGLVPSSPHILSSLLKERRQINE is encoded by the coding sequence ATGAACAATGTTGAAAATAAAAATCACATAGATAAATTTCCCACCAGAGCTTCTAGAAAGCATCAGTTTGTAGCAACAACTGATAGAAAACAAGTCATTAGCAAGATCATGGCACATCTGTTATTCGAAGAAATAACTCAAGGAGGAGCATTGAAAATGCTAAGGATTAAAGTTCTAGGCTTGAATCAAGATCTTTATGCAAAACTCATCAATGTTTCACGTAAAACCTTATCTGAAATAGAAAATGATAGAGGTAATTACTCTGCTGATATCATTAATAAAGTATTCAAACCTTTTGGCTTAAAAGTAGGGCTTGTTCCTTCTTCACCACATATTTTATCTTCACTATTAAAAGAACGCCGCCAAATTAATGAGTAA
- a CDS encoding HipA domain-containing protein, with product MEKITLQAFLNQKWIDIAIINFPKYDRMLYASKYDITYPITELEYETSYSIEHLYQDDQHAISINHPVELYFDDSGSPSWLKFLDDIVPSGASRRYWIQYLDIAELSIEQQNYELLHHGTISPIGNLRVKESLPVPSPLNRNLFFTINDVKNRASDFLDYAQRKGAAAGGATGAGGEAPKLLLRCNDNEEVWIDTYQDDISNLDKHYLVKFPRGSRSVVDCNILRTEYHFYHELTDMGFDTIPIKDMRLEEGDNYPSLWLPRFDIKIENNKIIRLAMESVYSILNKAPGTTLYHETVIKELIDKINQSNMVTEFGFQFNTTNFIIEWVRRDLLNIIFGNSDNHGRNTSFIRYNNAIYLAPIYDFAPMKADPEGIARTTKWDSHSEIGGEYNFINIADSLSDLIAPEQLLNALQETAQQLLTLKERLEMRGVPTQILTMPTFGFDFIPNKLERWGLLP from the coding sequence ATGGAAAAGATAACATTACAAGCTTTTCTGAACCAAAAATGGATAGATATTGCCATTATTAATTTTCCTAAGTATGACCGTATGTTATATGCCAGTAAATATGATATTACTTATCCAATTACTGAGTTGGAGTATGAAACAAGTTATTCAATAGAGCATCTTTATCAAGATGATCAACATGCCATTTCTATTAATCATCCTGTTGAACTTTATTTTGATGATAGCGGTTCACCAAGTTGGCTTAAATTCTTAGATGATATTGTGCCTAGTGGAGCGAGTCGACGATATTGGATCCAATATCTTGATATTGCTGAACTTAGCATTGAGCAACAAAATTATGAATTACTTCATCACGGTACTATTTCTCCCATTGGAAACTTAAGAGTAAAAGAGTCATTACCCGTACCGTCTCCCTTAAATAGAAATCTTTTTTTCACTATAAATGATGTAAAAAATCGTGCGAGTGACTTTTTAGATTATGCTCAGCGTAAAGGAGCGGCTGCTGGTGGTGCAACAGGTGCTGGAGGTGAGGCCCCCAAATTATTATTAAGATGCAATGATAATGAGGAAGTTTGGATTGATACTTATCAAGACGATATATCTAATCTTGATAAACATTATTTAGTTAAATTTCCTAGAGGGAGTCGTTCAGTTGTAGATTGTAATATTTTAAGAACAGAATATCATTTTTATCATGAACTTACAGATATGGGATTCGATACGATCCCAATTAAAGATATGCGTTTAGAAGAAGGTGATAATTACCCTTCTTTATGGTTACCTCGGTTCGATATAAAAATAGAAAATAATAAAATTATTCGTTTAGCTATGGAGTCGGTCTATTCCATATTGAATAAAGCACCAGGTACAACGCTATATCATGAAACTGTTATCAAAGAATTAATAGATAAGATTAACCAAAGCAATATGGTTACTGAGTTTGGTTTTCAATTTAATACGACAAATTTTATTATCGAGTGGGTAAGGCGAGATTTATTAAATATTATTTTTGGTAATAGCGATAATCATGGGAGAAATACTTCTTTTATAAGATATAACAACGCAATTTATCTCGCACCTATTTATGATTTTGCACCGATGAAAGCAGATCCAGAAGGTATTGCTAGAACGACAAAATGGGACTCTCACAGTGAAATTGGCGGCGAGTACAATTTTATTAATATCGCAGATTCTTTATCTGATTTAATAGCACCAGAACAATTACTTAATGCATTACAAGAAACAGCACAACAATTGCTGACTTTAAAAGAAAGATTAGAAATGAGGGGTGTACCTACGCAAATTTTGACCATGCCTACATTTGGCTTTGATTTCATACCTAACAAATTAGAACGCTGGGGATTATTACCATGA
- a CDS encoding glycosyltransferase, whose product MFSSIPQLSIVVAVYNGDKFLSKFFNRLECIKLKNWELILVNDGSKDNSLKILQEWKERFPQVTIIDQENQGVSVARNVGFNISKGQYIVFPDIDDVIHNNMYDRMINIAKDDNLDVLTCNGNYVYADGRPSRPIFPSNRLRSTEVLTGPQWLEMALNSKKFLHVTWLNIYRREFLLAHGYYFEPGLHHQDIPWTTEILLTAKRVKYIDERYYDYFIHSESVSHKTPNDTIHVRTIHNYMKILEMLDAINQKHKEVSQNINACYWQIAKEGLGIIHSIGSIQSIEVKKQIVKEFFDRGIWSLIWNNAKGFRLRWRLGRRYFKLKRILNS is encoded by the coding sequence ATGTTTTCTTCTATACCTCAACTGAGTATTGTGGTTGCTGTTTATAATGGTGATAAATTTTTATCTAAATTTTTCAATAGATTAGAATGTATTAAATTGAAAAATTGGGAACTTATTTTAGTTAACGATGGCTCTAAAGATAACTCACTTAAAATATTACAAGAATGGAAAGAAAGATTTCCTCAAGTCACTATTATTGATCAGGAAAACCAAGGTGTTTCTGTCGCTCGTAATGTGGGGTTTAATATTTCAAAAGGGCAATATATTGTTTTTCCTGATATTGATGATGTAATTCATAATAATATGTACGATAGAATGATTAATATAGCTAAGGATGATAATTTGGATGTTTTAACCTGCAATGGTAATTATGTCTATGCAGATGGACGACCTTCACGTCCTATTTTTCCTTCAAATAGATTACGCTCTACGGAAGTGTTAACTGGGCCACAATGGCTAGAAATGGCATTAAATTCTAAGAAATTCTTACATGTGACTTGGTTAAATATCTATCGACGTGAGTTTCTACTTGCTCATGGTTATTATTTTGAGCCAGGTTTACATCATCAAGATATTCCGTGGACAACAGAAATATTATTAACCGCTAAACGTGTTAAATATATTGATGAACGTTACTACGACTACTTCATTCACTCTGAATCTGTTTCTCATAAAACACCTAATGATACTATTCATGTTAGAACAATTCATAATTACATGAAAATACTAGAAATGCTTGATGCTATTAATCAAAAGCATAAGGAAGTGTCTCAAAATATCAATGCCTGTTATTGGCAAATAGCTAAAGAAGGTTTAGGAATTATTCACTCAATTGGTTCTATTCAGTCTATTGAAGTTAAAAAACAAATAGTTAAAGAGTTTTTTGATAGAGGAATATGGTCATTAATTTGGAACAATGCGAAAGGTTTTAGATTGCGTTGGCGTTTAGGGCGACGCTATTTTAAATTAAAAAGAATATTAAATTCATAA
- a CDS encoding ABC transporter substrate-binding protein: protein MSIRFGWRQSLVTLTCLAALSVPFATSAQTLKLAIGEEPTEGFDPMLGWSHGSYLLLHSPLLKQNADLSWYSNMLSDYQPSEDGKTWKLTLKPDLKFSDGLPLTAKDIVFTYNNAAASGGKVDMGNFLSAKADDDLHVTITLKAPQSTFVNVLGSLGIVSADKYDEKTYAQKPIGAGPYRMVSFQPGQQLIVEANPYYAGQKNDFEKLIFVFLDEDAAFAAAQSGQLGIVRIPPATAAIAKNLPNTKLWERPSVENRGIVFPMVKSGEKNAQGYDIGNDITADIAIRKAINYALDRKLLSEQVLDGYAVPAYTGVKGLPWDQTEAAFKDGDIEKAKQILEDAGWKLNKSGIREKDGLEAKLTLWYTSGDATRRDLAESIRALVQPIGIQMDLKSGSWDTVERYMHSNPTLFGWGSLDPMELYHHYSANAAGVGYYNPGYYKNPEVEKHLQAALDAHTWQEAVPHWKAVEWDGKNGVGVKGDAAWAWLMNVQHTYLTNPCVDLGTGTPEIHGSWSLLNSVDTWKWTCQ from the coding sequence ATGTCTATTCGGTTTGGTTGGCGTCAATCATTAGTAACGTTAACTTGCTTAGCCGCGTTAAGCGTCCCTTTTGCAACATCTGCTCAAACGTTGAAATTAGCGATTGGTGAAGAGCCAACAGAGGGGTTCGACCCAATGCTAGGTTGGAGTCATGGCAGCTATTTACTTCTTCATAGCCCATTGTTAAAGCAAAATGCGGATCTCTCTTGGTATAGCAATATGTTAAGTGACTATCAGCCAAGTGAAGATGGCAAAACATGGAAATTAACGTTAAAGCCAGATTTAAAATTCTCTGATGGTCTGCCGCTTACAGCAAAAGATATTGTCTTTACCTATAACAATGCAGCTGCAAGTGGCGGTAAAGTGGATATGGGTAACTTCCTTTCTGCAAAAGCAGATGATGACTTACATGTCACTATTACATTAAAAGCACCGCAAAGTACTTTTGTAAACGTACTTGGCTCTTTAGGCATTGTTTCTGCTGATAAGTATGATGAAAAAACCTATGCACAAAAGCCAATTGGTGCCGGTCCTTATCGCATGGTCAGTTTCCAACCTGGTCAGCAATTAATTGTTGAAGCTAACCCTTATTATGCAGGACAGAAAAACGATTTTGAAAAACTCATTTTTGTTTTCCTTGATGAAGATGCCGCCTTTGCTGCTGCTCAAAGTGGGCAATTAGGTATTGTGCGTATTCCACCAGCAACGGCTGCAATCGCTAAGAATTTACCAAATACCAAATTATGGGAAAGACCAAGTGTTGAAAACCGTGGTATTGTTTTCCCAATGGTAAAATCAGGTGAGAAAAACGCACAAGGCTATGATATTGGTAATGATATCACCGCAGATATCGCTATCCGTAAAGCCATTAACTATGCTCTTGACCGTAAATTGCTGTCAGAACAAGTCCTCGATGGTTATGCGGTTCCCGCGTATACCGGTGTAAAAGGACTACCTTGGGATCAAACTGAGGCAGCATTTAAAGATGGTGATATTGAAAAGGCAAAACAAATTCTTGAAGATGCGGGTTGGAAACTGAATAAAAGCGGTATTCGTGAAAAAGACGGTTTAGAAGCAAAACTGACCTTATGGTATACCAGTGGTGATGCAACTCGTCGTGATTTAGCTGAGTCAATTCGTGCGTTAGTGCAACCTATTGGCATTCAAATGGATCTTAAATCAGGAAGTTGGGATACAGTAGAACGTTATATGCACTCGAATCCGACTTTATTTGGCTGGGGCAGCCTTGATCCAATGGAGCTCTATCATCATTACAGTGCTAATGCTGCTGGTGTTGGTTATTATAATCCGGGTTATTATAAAAATCCTGAAGTCGAAAAACATCTACAAGCTGCGCTTGATGCTCATACATGGCAAGAAGCGGTTCCTCATTGGAAAGCAGTTGAATGGGATGGTAAAAATGGCGTTGGTGTAAAAGGTGATGCTGCTTGGGCTTGGCTGATGAATGTACAACATACTTACCTAACTAACCCTTGTGTTGATCTGGGTACAGGAACACCTGAAATCCATGGTTCATGGTCATTATTAAATAGCGTAGATACTTGGAAGTGGACTTGTCAGTAA
- a CDS encoding ABC transporter permease — protein sequence MDLSVIRQSAGFFLRLLCLLLVTTAGVFILLSFSPIDPIKAYIGSDLLNVPPEQYPLIAARWGIDQPLWMRFWLWFSQIIQGDFGYSMLYNMPVIDVIRERAGPSFILLFSAWVFSGVIGVVMGLVAGRYLNRWPDRIISTLSYLLAALPTFWVGLLLLSLFSVTLHWAPICCAWPMGSSAETATLSQRFSHLILPMIALGLLGTGNIALHTRAKVAEVMGSEFIHFAKAQGDKGWAMMLFHVLRHAITPALCLQFASIGELLGGSLLAEKVFAYPGLGQATVDAGLRGDIPLLMGIVVFSTILIFFGNSISNLLLRRINKGILRDS from the coding sequence GTGGACTTGTCAGTAATACGTCAAAGTGCGGGTTTTTTCCTGCGATTACTCTGCCTGCTGTTGGTGACAACAGCAGGTGTTTTTATTTTATTAAGTTTTTCACCGATTGATCCCATTAAGGCCTATATCGGTAGTGATCTACTGAATGTTCCTCCAGAGCAATATCCTTTAATTGCGGCGCGTTGGGGAATTGATCAGCCTTTATGGATGCGATTTTGGCTTTGGTTTAGCCAAATCATTCAAGGGGATTTTGGCTATTCCATGTTGTATAACATGCCTGTTATTGATGTTATTCGTGAACGTGCAGGACCTTCGTTTATCTTGCTTTTTTCAGCATGGGTATTTTCAGGTGTTATTGGCGTTGTGATGGGATTAGTCGCAGGTCGATATCTTAACCGTTGGCCAGATAGAATTATCTCTACTTTATCTTATCTATTAGCCGCATTACCGACGTTTTGGGTGGGATTACTGCTGCTATCTCTGTTTTCTGTCACCTTACATTGGGCACCAATTTGTTGTGCATGGCCGATGGGAAGTAGTGCCGAAACGGCAACATTAAGCCAGCGTTTTTCTCATCTTATCTTACCTATGATTGCGCTTGGATTATTAGGCACTGGGAATATCGCACTGCATACTCGCGCGAAAGTTGCTGAAGTGATGGGCAGTGAGTTTATCCATTTTGCTAAGGCACAAGGTGATAAAGGTTGGGCTATGATGCTATTTCATGTTCTACGTCATGCCATTACACCAGCACTTTGCTTACAGTTTGCATCAATTGGTGAATTACTTGGAGGCTCTCTTTTGGCTGAAAAAGTATTTGCTTATCCTGGATTAGGGCAAGCGACTGTTGATGCTGGATTACGAGGCGATATTCCTCTGTTAATGGGCATTGTTGTCTTTAGTACTATTTTGATTTTCTTTGGTAATAGTATCTCTAATCTACTATTGCGACGTATTAATAAAGGAATTTTGCGAGACTCATGA
- a CDS encoding ABC transporter permease: protein MIYDPNKPLLRLLLVALALIGLVVYGFSVSHTDIAMDFLARNQAPSDQYWFGTDNLGRSLWLRCFQGMLSSLNIGVTSAVVSGAIALIFAGISSINRYCDFFVRGVVDALLALPHLLLLILICFTLGGGQQGVIWAVALTHWPKLALILRGEIQRIREADYVMLSRRIGNTPFECVKKHYIPMLLPQWIVGTLLMFPHAVLHSAALSFLGFGQAAHEPSLGLLLADALRYLSTGSWWMVVFPGLILMCLVLIFDQFAKAMQQLWLRGAGC, encoded by the coding sequence ATGATTTACGATCCGAACAAGCCTTTGTTGCGACTTTTATTAGTAGCCCTCGCGCTAATTGGGTTAGTGGTGTATGGCTTTTCTGTTTCTCATACGGATATCGCAATGGATTTTCTGGCTAGGAATCAAGCTCCATCAGATCAATATTGGTTTGGGACTGATAACTTAGGTCGTTCTTTATGGCTACGTTGTTTCCAAGGTATGTTGAGTAGTTTAAATATCGGTGTGACGAGTGCGGTTGTGAGTGGTGCAATTGCCTTAATTTTTGCTGGTATCTCCTCAATTAACCGTTATTGTGATTTTTTTGTAAGAGGTGTTGTTGATGCGCTTTTAGCATTACCTCATTTATTACTGTTGATTTTAATTTGTTTTACATTAGGTGGTGGCCAACAAGGTGTTATTTGGGCGGTGGCATTAACCCATTGGCCTAAATTGGCTTTAATTTTACGTGGTGAAATCCAACGTATTAGAGAAGCTGATTATGTGATGTTATCGCGTCGTATTGGTAATACTCCTTTTGAGTGCGTAAAAAAACACTATATCCCAATGTTATTACCTCAGTGGATCGTAGGAACTTTGTTAATGTTTCCTCATGCGGTATTACATAGTGCAGCGTTAAGTTTTTTAGGTTTTGGTCAGGCTGCTCATGAGCCTTCACTCGGCTTATTACTGGCTGATGCGCTACGCTATTTAAGTACAGGCTCTTGGTGGATGGTGGTGTTTCCGGGATTAATTTTGATGTGTTTAGTTTTGATCTTCGATCAATTTGCTAAAGCAATGCAACAGTTATGGTTAAGAGGGGCAGGATGTTAA